In Chryseobacterium camelliae, one DNA window encodes the following:
- a CDS encoding alpha/beta hydrolase family protein encodes MKLHFNDQAFSFELLRAVTYAGYQGASIGEALATANRIKEGDFNSWFEEWEKTARRIERIANHCLEGKHTVSAGEAYLRAHNYYRTAEFFLDGTDPRRIESFGKSVYTFEKAMALYGNYFERVAIPYENTFLKGYFYGVLGYDPDKPLPTLVFIGGYDSTLQELYFCGAAPAIKRGYNCLIFELPGQGEALRKQNLTMRYDTEVPVGAALDFVQQRKDVDMEKLALLGMSLGGYFAPRAAAFDHRIKAVIAFNVFYDIYESILNQNPQLKAVMDLPDEEKETVLANAEENNSNLRWMLNNGKWVYGLKHRYQVFDEMKRASLRGVAEKIQCPVLLTMGESDHFVSEDQLQELIHAIQSPKTIRIFTKEEGAEEHCQEGSHELFHQVMFDWLDDTFWYYNG; translated from the coding sequence ATGAAACTACATTTTAACGACCAGGCTTTTTCTTTTGAATTATTAAGGGCTGTAACCTATGCAGGATACCAGGGAGCCAGTATTGGTGAAGCATTGGCAACGGCCAACCGCATCAAAGAAGGGGATTTCAACAGCTGGTTTGAAGAGTGGGAGAAAACTGCCCGCCGTATTGAACGTATTGCCAACCATTGCTTAGAGGGGAAACATACCGTAAGCGCCGGAGAGGCTTATCTGCGGGCCCATAATTATTACCGCACCGCAGAATTCTTCCTTGATGGAACGGATCCACGCCGGATAGAGAGTTTCGGCAAAAGCGTATATACATTTGAAAAAGCAATGGCTCTGTATGGAAATTATTTTGAAAGGGTAGCAATTCCTTATGAAAATACTTTTCTGAAAGGGTATTTTTATGGTGTGCTCGGCTATGATCCGGATAAGCCGTTGCCAACACTGGTATTCATTGGGGGATATGATTCTACCTTGCAGGAACTGTATTTCTGCGGCGCAGCTCCTGCGATAAAAAGAGGCTATAACTGTCTTATTTTTGAACTTCCGGGACAGGGTGAGGCACTGCGGAAACAAAACCTTACGATGCGCTATGACACAGAGGTACCGGTAGGTGCTGCGCTGGATTTTGTACAGCAACGCAAAGATGTCGATATGGAAAAACTGGCTTTGCTGGGGATGAGTTTAGGAGGATACTTTGCTCCGCGGGCAGCTGCTTTCGATCACAGGATAAAAGCCGTTATCGCCTTCAACGTATTCTATGATATCTATGAATCCATACTTAACCAGAATCCGCAATTGAAAGCGGTAATGGATCTGCCTGATGAAGAGAAGGAAACTGTTTTAGCCAACGCTGAGGAAAATAATTCCAATCTCCGCTGGATGCTCAATAACGGCAAATGGGTCTACGGACTGAAGCACCGGTATCAAGTCTTCGATGAAATGAAACGGGCCTCACTGCGTGGCGTAGCTGAAAAAATCCAGTGTCCGGTTTTACTGACCATGGGAGAGTCTGATCATTTCGTATCCGAAGATCAGTTGCAGGAACTGATCCATGCTATCCAATCACCCAAGACCATCCGTATATTTACAAAAGAGGAAGGCGCAGAAGAACATTGCCAGGAAGGCAGTCACGAACTCTTCCATCAGGTGATGTTTGACTGGCTGGATGATACTTTCTGGTATTATAATGGTTAG
- a CDS encoding MerR family transcriptional regulator: protein MKSELLDTDFNFLEKLVVGIGEVAEITGIPIRQIRYWEEKGIIESLSQEGKNRRYNYYNIKTILLIKEMLDEGYTLDAAAKKVKARLEMIENTLQKIKKK, encoded by the coding sequence ATGAAGAGTGAACTGTTAGATACCGATTTCAACTTCTTAGAAAAACTGGTGGTAGGCATAGGCGAAGTAGCGGAAATTACCGGAATCCCTATACGCCAGATCCGCTACTGGGAAGAAAAAGGCATTATAGAAAGCCTTTCCCAGGAGGGGAAGAACAGGCGTTACAATTACTACAACATCAAAACAATACTGCTCATCAAAGAAATGCTGGATGAAGGCTACACCCTGGATGCCGCAGCTAAGAAAGTAAAGGCTCGCCTGGAAATGATAGAAAACACCCTTCAGAAGATCAAGAAAAAATAG
- a CDS encoding serine hydrolase domain-containing protein, whose product MNKPFRSIRIVFLLLAVSFSKQLTAQSITDSIDVFIKGKMAQLNIPGLQLAIIRNGRLDKLENYGFASLEHQVATSSETTFSINSMTKAFVGVAVMQLQEQGKLDVKDPISKYMDDIPDEWKSIRIDQILSNTSGLPNNIDEKEQVLGDGNEDRNWEMVKKLPIEFRPGEKFSYNQTGYYIIGKIITKLSGQHFTKFIEENQFKACGMTSTRFGDSSDIIPNNSNSYSTLYNDDGKWINDGKLHNSYAIFPLFFRTATGIISTSGDLAQWLMALQSRKLLKNPSSIDQMFATARLNNGNIGGFNKLTNGYALGWPTVVREEHPAMAPVGGMRSALFLYPQDDLSIIVLTNLQGSNPEWFIDEIAGFYIPDMKTKNGFGLSKNLKFLRQELLKSGFENADKIFNKISRSHKNFILTEDEVNAWGYQLVEQGKKNEALQVFKLNTLLFPKSSNVYDSYGEILEALGNRKEAILNYRKSLQLNPENTNATQYLKDKK is encoded by the coding sequence ATGAATAAGCCATTTCGATCCATCAGAATCGTATTTCTGCTCCTGGCGGTATCATTTTCAAAGCAACTGACTGCTCAGAGCATAACAGACAGTATTGATGTATTCATCAAAGGAAAAATGGCACAGCTGAATATTCCGGGCCTCCAGCTGGCGATCATCCGAAATGGAAGATTAGATAAACTGGAAAACTACGGCTTTGCAAGCCTGGAACACCAGGTAGCTACAAGTTCAGAAACCACTTTCTCAATCAACTCCATGACCAAAGCTTTTGTGGGCGTAGCGGTAATGCAGTTGCAGGAGCAGGGAAAACTGGATGTGAAAGATCCCATATCCAAATATATGGACGATATCCCTGACGAATGGAAATCCATCAGGATTGACCAGATACTAAGCAATACTTCCGGCCTTCCCAATAATATAGACGAAAAAGAACAGGTATTGGGCGATGGCAATGAAGACCGCAACTGGGAAATGGTTAAAAAGCTACCGATAGAATTCAGGCCCGGAGAAAAATTCAGTTACAATCAGACCGGATATTATATTATAGGGAAAATCATAACCAAGCTCAGCGGTCAGCATTTTACAAAATTTATTGAAGAAAACCAATTCAAAGCCTGTGGTATGACTTCCACCCGGTTTGGTGATTCCAGCGATATTATTCCCAATAATTCAAACTCCTATTCTACCCTGTATAATGATGACGGAAAATGGATCAACGACGGTAAACTGCATAATTCCTATGCTATTTTTCCTCTGTTCTTCAGAACCGCAACAGGAATCATTTCAACATCCGGAGACCTGGCCCAGTGGCTGATGGCACTGCAAAGCAGAAAACTACTGAAAAACCCGTCCAGCATAGATCAGATGTTCGCTACAGCCAGGCTGAATAACGGGAACATCGGCGGATTCAATAAACTGACCAATGGATATGCTTTGGGCTGGCCGACAGTAGTCAGAGAAGAGCATCCCGCAATGGCACCCGTTGGCGGAATGCGTTCCGCATTGTTTTTATATCCTCAGGATGACTTGTCCATAATCGTTCTCACCAATCTTCAGGGTTCGAATCCTGAATGGTTCATAGACGAGATTGCAGGATTTTATATTCCCGATATGAAAACGAAAAACGGTTTCGGATTGAGTAAAAATTTAAAGTTTCTGCGCCAGGAACTCCTTAAGAGTGGTTTTGAAAATGCAGATAAAATTTTCAATAAGATCAGCAGGAGCCATAAAAACTTTATCCTCACAGAAGATGAAGTGAATGCCTGGGGTTATCAGCTTGTGGAACAGGGCAAAAAAAATGAAGCATTGCAGGTTTTCAAACTGAATACCCTGCTGTTTCCCAAAAGTTCCAATGTCTATGACAGCTATGGCGAAATACTGGAAGCTCTTGGAAACCGGAAGGAAGCGATCCTTAACTATAGGAAATCGCTGCAGCTGAATCCTGAAAACACCAATGCCACCCAGTATTTAAAGGATAAAAAATGA
- a CDS encoding serine hydrolase domain-containing protein — protein MKKLLLMFTFVSYATGCFAQTGQIHWPTDNQLKTASDSLVDRSVFAFMQHNSRVGISIGIIKNGKEYLYNYGSSRKDRQDLPTEHTIYELASITKTFGATLLARAVLDKKADLNDDIRKYLKEDYPNLEFNGTPITLRNLANLTSGLPNWMPDKDIFGKADPDSIPYLLDSVHTAYSRQDLYRDLHQVQLKAVPGSVSRHCNTAAQLLGYILEGIYNDSYENLLKRYFVRPLKMKDTYLLESGKLPLKMAKGYDEKGRMMPVIDWEDLRVAASIASSSSDMLKYMAFQLNEKNAVVNLSHQPTFGNIEDGAVALNWKVKKTASGRRSISHTGGSLGFSSYMILYPDLNSGIVLLSNEADQGTQNELILLADKILKP, from the coding sequence ATGAAAAAGCTCCTTTTAATGTTCACTTTTGTATCCTATGCAACAGGCTGTTTTGCTCAAACGGGTCAGATACACTGGCCTACAGATAATCAGTTAAAAACGGCATCCGATTCATTGGTGGACCGATCGGTTTTTGCTTTTATGCAGCATAATTCCAGAGTCGGGATTTCAATAGGGATTATAAAAAACGGAAAGGAATACCTGTATAACTACGGTTCAAGCCGGAAAGACAGACAGGACCTGCCGACAGAACATACGATATACGAGCTTGCTTCCATCACGAAAACATTTGGGGCCACCTTACTTGCGAGGGCTGTTCTCGATAAGAAGGCAGACCTCAACGATGACATACGAAAATACCTGAAGGAAGATTATCCTAATCTGGAGTTTAACGGAACCCCCATTACTTTACGTAATCTGGCTAACCTCACCTCGGGATTACCCAACTGGATGCCGGATAAAGATATCTTTGGCAAGGCAGACCCGGACTCCATACCCTACCTCTTGGATTCTGTCCATACAGCCTACAGCAGGCAGGATCTCTACCGGGACCTGCATCAGGTGCAATTAAAGGCTGTACCGGGAAGCGTTTCCAGGCACTGCAATACAGCAGCACAATTGCTTGGATATATCCTGGAAGGCATTTATAATGATTCTTATGAAAACCTCCTGAAAAGATATTTCGTGCGACCCTTAAAAATGAAAGATACCTATCTGCTGGAATCCGGTAAGCTGCCGCTAAAAATGGCAAAAGGATATGACGAAAAGGGGCGTATGATGCCTGTTATTGATTGGGAAGATCTCAGAGTGGCCGCAAGTATAGCTTCTTCCAGTTCGGATATGCTGAAGTACATGGCTTTCCAGCTGAATGAAAAAAATGCTGTCGTCAACTTGAGCCACCAGCCTACGTTCGGCAACATTGAGGATGGCGCAGTTGCCCTAAACTGGAAAGTAAAAAAAACAGCATCTGGCAGGAGGAGTATTTCACATACAGGAGGAAGCCTGGGATTCAGCAGCTACATGATATTGTATCCGGATCTGAATTCAGGTATTGTCCTGCTGTCCAATGAAGCAGATCAGGGCACCCAGAATGAACTGATCCTCCTGGCAGATAAAATCCTGAAACCATAG
- a CDS encoding S41 family peptidase, which translates to MTGISTKFYLFFYCLIISGALSAQKNAVSYVEEAITLMKKNSVNKGTVDWTKLSEEALASAAGKGTVKEAYPIITKSLELLQDQHSGFYPPEMVSAYMKRYTESGLEFPYAKDSLINGQLAYLSVPAIGNLNQDDWKLYVSDFYKKIKALDASNPKAWILDLRDNDGGMFSPMFKAIQPFLDSEKAVGSIDNSGRASYYANRKNDVLFGQTVIATIEVPAMTLQHKKIPIYILVSKKTASSGEFVTAAFAGQKNTTIIGTPTQGLTSDNSEFRMSDGAILKLTTGILVNRKGDQYKEVGKGIAPDRYVKSRNLQDYIASLPANR; encoded by the coding sequence ATGACCGGAATATCCACCAAATTCTATCTCTTTTTCTATTGCCTGATCATTTCAGGTGCACTATCGGCCCAGAAAAATGCCGTAAGCTACGTTGAAGAGGCCATCACGCTGATGAAGAAAAACTCAGTCAATAAAGGGACAGTGGACTGGACAAAGCTCTCGGAAGAAGCCCTGGCTTCTGCTGCCGGTAAAGGAACAGTCAAGGAAGCCTATCCGATCATTACTAAAAGCCTTGAGCTGCTTCAGGACCAGCATTCCGGATTTTATCCTCCGGAAATGGTCAGTGCCTACATGAAGCGCTATACAGAATCCGGCCTGGAATTCCCGTATGCAAAAGACAGTCTGATCAATGGCCAGCTGGCCTATCTTTCGGTTCCGGCCATCGGCAATCTGAACCAGGACGACTGGAAGCTGTACGTGAGTGATTTTTATAAAAAAATAAAAGCCCTGGATGCCAGCAACCCAAAAGCCTGGATCCTGGATCTCAGAGACAACGACGGAGGAATGTTTTCTCCGATGTTCAAAGCGATACAGCCATTTTTAGACAGCGAAAAAGCTGTTGGATCCATCGATAACAGCGGCAGGGCCAGCTATTATGCCAACCGCAAAAATGATGTGCTTTTCGGCCAGACGGTGATCGCCACCATAGAGGTTCCGGCAATGACCCTGCAACATAAAAAAATTCCGATCTATATCCTGGTCAGTAAAAAGACCGCGAGTTCAGGTGAATTTGTTACCGCGGCTTTCGCCGGGCAGAAAAACACCACGATCATCGGAACCCCTACCCAGGGACTCACTTCTGACAATTCTGAGTTCAGGATGTCAGACGGTGCCATTCTGAAGCTTACCACAGGAATCCTGGTGAACAGGAAGGGGGATCAATACAAGGAGGTTGGAAAAGGTATTGCTCCGGACCGGTACGTCAAGTCCAGAAACCTGCAGGATTATATTGCTTCCCTGCCGGCAAACCGTTAA
- a CDS encoding NAD(P)H-quinone oxidoreductase, with protein sequence MEAIVITKSGGPEVLQLKEYPTPEISADRVLIEVKAAGINRLDIFQREGNYPAPAGVPADILGVEVAGIIVDCGPDITDFKVGDPVCALLEGGGYAEFVSVREGQCLPVPDGLSFAEAASLPETVCTVWSNVFQRGKLQPGETLLIHGGNSGIGITGIQIAHALGSKVIVTAGSDEKGKICLDLGADVCINYKTQDFETELQDEGADVILDMIGGHYLAKNINILKPEGRLVHINAVDGNKTQLDITKVMQKRLTITGSTLRSREYEFKRQLTRQVQGHVWPLITSKKFRPVLFRTFPFSEASEAHRLLEGGTHTGKIILVR encoded by the coding sequence ATGGAGGCAATCGTCATTACAAAATCCGGAGGTCCGGAAGTATTACAATTAAAGGAGTACCCAACGCCCGAAATATCGGCAGACCGGGTATTGATAGAGGTAAAAGCAGCAGGCATCAACCGGCTGGATATTTTTCAGCGTGAAGGCAATTATCCTGCTCCGGCTGGCGTTCCGGCTGACATTTTAGGCGTGGAAGTTGCCGGAATAATCGTTGATTGCGGACCGGATATCACCGATTTTAAAGTGGGTGACCCTGTCTGCGCGCTTCTGGAAGGAGGCGGTTATGCTGAGTTCGTGAGTGTCCGTGAAGGCCAATGCCTTCCGGTTCCTGACGGCCTCAGTTTTGCCGAAGCTGCAAGTCTGCCGGAAACGGTATGTACGGTTTGGTCCAATGTATTTCAGAGGGGAAAACTTCAGCCCGGGGAAACCCTATTAATCCACGGAGGAAACAGTGGCATCGGAATTACAGGAATCCAAATCGCTCACGCTTTGGGTTCAAAGGTGATTGTTACGGCAGGCTCAGATGAAAAAGGTAAAATATGCTTGGATCTGGGTGCTGACGTATGCATCAATTATAAAACTCAGGATTTTGAAACGGAACTTCAGGATGAAGGAGCTGATGTTATTTTAGACATGATAGGCGGCCATTATTTAGCTAAGAATATCAATATTCTGAAACCGGAAGGAAGGCTCGTCCATATCAATGCTGTAGATGGAAACAAGACACAGCTGGATATTACAAAGGTGATGCAGAAACGCCTGACGATCACCGGAAGCACCCTCAGAAGCAGGGAATATGAATTTAAAAGACAGCTGACCAGACAGGTTCAGGGCCATGTATGGCCCTTAATAACATCGAAAAAATTCAGGCCTGTACTATTCAGGACTTTTCCTTTTTCGGAAGCTTCCGAAGCACACCGATTACTGGAAGGAGGTACCCATACCGGTAAAATTATCCTCGTAAGATAA
- a CDS encoding alpha/beta fold hydrolase, whose amino-acid sequence MSTLNLKDGTEIFYKDQGAGPVLMFHHGWPLSSDDWDAQVIFFLQRGYRVIAHDRRGHGRSSQNIYNHTIEQYASDAAELVEFLDLRDVIHIGHSTGGGEVIRYVNKYANGRAKKAVLISAVPPVMVKSENNPDGVPMEVFDNIREQTLNNRNQFYIDLTFPFYGYNREGANVKEGVQKNWWRQGMMGGIVAHYDGIKAFSETDFTEDLKLVDIPVLLLHGEDDQIVPIENSAIKSAKLLKNGTLITYPGFPHGMPTTEHETINRDLLKFIES is encoded by the coding sequence ATGAGTACACTGAATTTAAAAGACGGAACAGAGATTTTTTACAAAGACCAGGGAGCAGGACCTGTTTTGATGTTTCATCACGGATGGCCGCTGTCTTCCGACGACTGGGATGCGCAGGTGATCTTTTTCCTGCAGAGGGGCTACCGGGTGATAGCACACGACAGAAGAGGCCACGGGCGTTCCAGCCAGAATATCTATAATCATACTATTGAGCAGTATGCTTCCGATGCAGCCGAACTGGTTGAATTTTTAGACCTGAGAGACGTGATCCACATTGGTCACTCAACAGGCGGTGGCGAAGTAATCCGCTATGTGAACAAATATGCCAACGGAAGGGCGAAAAAAGCGGTGTTAATTAGCGCAGTTCCACCGGTTATGGTTAAGAGTGAAAACAACCCTGACGGTGTTCCGATGGAAGTCTTCGACAATATCAGGGAACAGACTTTAAACAACAGAAACCAGTTCTATATTGACCTGACCTTTCCTTTTTACGGCTACAACAGAGAAGGTGCCAACGTGAAAGAAGGCGTGCAGAAAAACTGGTGGAGACAAGGCATGATGGGCGGAATCGTAGCGCACTATGACGGTATCAAAGCGTTTTCTGAAACCGATTTTACAGAGGACCTGAAATTGGTAGACATTCCCGTTCTGCTCCTGCACGGCGAAGATGACCAGATTGTTCCTATTGAAAATTCAGCTATTAAATCTGCAAAACTCCTGAAAAACGGAACGCTGATTACATATCCCGGTTTCCCGCACGGAATGCCGACTACAGAGCACGAAACCATTAACAGGGATCTTCTGAAGTTCATTGAGTCTTAA
- a CDS encoding YihY/virulence factor BrkB family protein — protein MKITNNFWNILKDTFKDWSARDLGTEAASLAYSAIFSIPGLLIIIIWFAGIFFGEEAVRGEITKLIGSMMGKDVGKSLEEMVIGGMVDKKNIVMKIVGVVTLVFGATSLFFQFQKSLNKLWDVVAAPKKAWEKYLLDRANSLGMIVVIAFLLLITLLLSSFIGLANDWIIRRFNLETLFLVNILNIVVGFAVTLILFAAMFKILPDVEIQWKSVWVGAAVTAALFTLGKYLLTFYFDTFNPSSAFGTAGTIILLLLWINYTCQIIFFGAEFTKVYAKTMGHELKPSRHAKWSPQMVSKEDEKDMVEGAEPAQKQS, from the coding sequence ATGAAAATAACAAACAACTTCTGGAACATCCTGAAAGATACCTTTAAAGACTGGAGTGCCCGGGACCTGGGTACGGAAGCCGCCAGCCTTGCATATAGTGCCATTTTTTCAATTCCCGGGCTTCTTATCATCATCATATGGTTTGCGGGAATTTTCTTCGGTGAGGAGGCAGTGCGCGGGGAAATAACAAAACTCATCGGAAGCATGATGGGAAAAGATGTCGGGAAGAGCCTGGAAGAAATGGTGATTGGCGGTATGGTAGACAAAAAAAATATCGTCATGAAAATTGTAGGTGTGGTTACCTTGGTGTTTGGTGCCACTTCCCTGTTCTTTCAGTTCCAGAAATCGCTCAATAAGCTTTGGGATGTTGTGGCAGCCCCTAAAAAAGCGTGGGAAAAATACCTTCTGGACCGCGCGAATTCTTTAGGGATGATTGTTGTTATAGCATTTCTGCTGCTGATCACTTTGTTGCTGAGCTCCTTTATCGGGCTTGCCAATGACTGGATCATCCGCCGCTTCAACCTGGAGACCTTATTTTTGGTGAATATCCTGAATATCGTGGTTGGTTTTGCCGTGACACTAATTCTTTTCGCGGCTATGTTTAAAATCCTTCCGGATGTTGAGATCCAGTGGAAGTCTGTCTGGGTGGGAGCTGCGGTAACGGCTGCGCTCTTTACGCTCGGTAAATACCTCCTGACTTTCTATTTCGATACGTTCAACCCCAGCTCTGCATTCGGGACAGCAGGAACCATTATTCTTTTGCTGTTGTGGATCAATTATACCTGCCAGATTATTTTTTTCGGTGCCGAATTTACCAAAGTATATGCAAAAACCATGGGACATGAACTGAAACCGTCCAGACATGCAAAATGGAGCCCGCAGATGGTATCCAAGGAAGATGAAAAAGATATGGTAGAAGGTGCAGAGCCTGCTCAGAAACAATCTTAG
- a CDS encoding MBL fold metallo-hydrolase, translated as MFFQHIYDKSLAQASYLIGCQAERKAVVIDAKRDIDTYLRIAQENNLTITHITETHIHADFLSGSRELAAVTGAQLYLSDEGGEDWQYEFPHIGLKDGDTLSVGNLSLKVIHTPGHTPESISFLLTDHPATDEPVMIFTGDFVFVGDVGRPDLLEKAAGIIGTQEQGAKEMYHSVRDFSQLPEFIQVWPGHGAGSACGKSLGAVPSSTVGYEKIRNWAFQYGEDEEGFINDLLEGQPEPPKYFAMMKKLNKVERPLLTEVPEHTKLSGEAFLRAYNNGVKVIDTRNKADFAKGFLPGSINIQGNNSFATWMGWIMEYSEPFILVAEDGQIDDLTRKLMRIGMDQMTGYIDHINDLGIDLEIADVIDTAEFKAFLNRDEVQVLDVRNRTEYETAHIENAVNVFVGTLQDHIDTLSREKQIVIHCQSGYRAAIAYSLLRKNGFDRVKNYSGGMKEWLENGGPVKI; from the coding sequence ATGTTTTTTCAGCATATTTATGATAAGAGCCTTGCACAGGCAAGTTATTTGATCGGCTGTCAGGCCGAACGTAAAGCGGTTGTGATCGATGCCAAAAGAGATATCGATACTTATCTCCGGATTGCCCAGGAAAATAACCTTACCATTACCCACATAACGGAAACCCATATCCATGCGGATTTCCTGTCGGGTTCACGCGAGCTTGCAGCAGTTACAGGCGCGCAGCTTTATCTGTCGGATGAAGGCGGTGAAGACTGGCAGTATGAGTTTCCGCATATAGGATTAAAAGATGGTGATACGCTATCCGTTGGAAACCTTAGTCTGAAAGTCATTCATACACCGGGACATACTCCTGAAAGCATCAGTTTTCTGCTGACCGACCATCCTGCAACAGATGAACCGGTGATGATCTTTACAGGGGATTTTGTATTTGTAGGGGATGTCGGAAGGCCGGATTTGCTGGAGAAAGCAGCCGGAATCATCGGTACCCAGGAACAAGGGGCCAAAGAAATGTATCATTCCGTTCGGGATTTCAGTCAACTTCCGGAATTCATCCAGGTCTGGCCGGGACATGGGGCCGGGTCAGCCTGTGGAAAATCCTTGGGGGCTGTTCCCAGCTCAACAGTCGGTTATGAAAAGATACGCAACTGGGCTTTTCAATATGGAGAAGATGAGGAGGGCTTTATAAACGACCTGCTGGAAGGCCAGCCGGAACCTCCAAAATACTTTGCGATGATGAAAAAGCTTAATAAAGTGGAAAGGCCTTTACTCACGGAGGTTCCTGAGCATACCAAACTTTCAGGGGAAGCATTCCTCAGGGCATATAATAACGGAGTAAAGGTGATTGATACCAGAAATAAAGCAGATTTTGCCAAAGGTTTTCTGCCGGGAAGCATCAATATCCAGGGGAATAACTCATTTGCAACATGGATGGGATGGATCATGGAATATTCCGAGCCTTTTATTCTGGTTGCTGAGGATGGGCAAATAGATGACCTTACCCGGAAACTGATGAGGATCGGAATGGATCAGATGACTGGCTATATTGATCATATTAATGACCTTGGAATAGATTTGGAGATTGCCGATGTTATAGATACCGCGGAATTTAAAGCTTTCCTGAACAGGGATGAGGTCCAGGTTTTGGATGTGCGGAACAGGACTGAATATGAAACTGCGCATATTGAAAATGCGGTAAACGTATTTGTAGGAACCCTGCAAGACCATATCGATACCCTTTCCCGTGAAAAACAGATCGTTATCCATTGCCAGAGCGGGTACAGGGCCGCTATTGCCTATTCTTTGCTCAGGAAAAACGGTTTTGATAGGGTTAAAAATTATTCCGGCGGAATGAAAGAATGGCTGGAAAACGGAGGACCTGTAAAAATCTGA
- a CDS encoding DUF6691 family protein, with translation MEKEKNASSPSGVNINKIQPANRWYGNLKYLLVGILFGIVFVKAEIISWFRIQEMFRLQSFHMYGVIGSAVLTGMVSVFIIKKFNIKTLSGEKIFIAPKTFNKGQIYGGLIFGFGWAVTGACPGPLFAQIGTGAFAVIITLVSAVAGTWVYGYFREKLPH, from the coding sequence ATGGAAAAAGAAAAAAATGCATCTAGTCCGTCAGGTGTGAATATTAATAAAATTCAGCCTGCCAACCGGTGGTATGGAAATCTGAAGTACCTCCTTGTAGGAATCTTATTCGGCATTGTATTTGTCAAGGCGGAAATCATCAGCTGGTTCAGGATCCAGGAAATGTTCAGGCTACAGTCCTTCCATATGTACGGAGTGATAGGAAGTGCAGTTCTGACCGGAATGGTATCTGTTTTTATCATCAAAAAATTCAATATCAAGACGCTTTCCGGAGAGAAGATCTTTATAGCTCCGAAGACATTCAATAAAGGACAGATCTACGGGGGACTGATTTTCGGCTTTGGATGGGCTGTTACCGGTGCCTGTCCGGGACCGCTTTTCGCACAGATCGGAACAGGTGCATTTGCGGTTATTATTACCCTGGTAAGCGCGGTCGCAGGAACCTGGGTATACGGATATTTCCGTGAGAAACTTCCGCATTAG
- a CDS encoding YeeE/YedE family protein has product MLETIKEPWPWYVAGPLIGLTVPVLLILGNKSFGISSSLRHICAACIPANISFFKYDWKREAWNLFFVFGIFLGGAIASRLLMYPGEISVNPALKTELATYGITDYSSLVPVQLINFAGLLTFRGFFTMVIGGFLVGFGTRYAGGCTSGHAIMGLSNLQWPSLVATVCFMAGGFLMANVLLPFILSL; this is encoded by the coding sequence ATGCTAGAAACGATTAAAGAACCCTGGCCATGGTATGTAGCGGGGCCGCTGATAGGACTTACTGTGCCGGTGCTGCTTATTCTCGGTAATAAATCATTTGGGATCAGCTCATCGCTCAGGCATATCTGTGCCGCCTGCATTCCTGCAAATATCAGTTTCTTCAAATACGACTGGAAGAGAGAAGCCTGGAACCTGTTTTTTGTATTCGGGATATTTTTGGGCGGTGCCATAGCCTCCCGACTCCTGATGTACCCTGGAGAAATTTCTGTTAATCCGGCCCTTAAAACAGAACTGGCTACCTATGGAATTACGGATTATAGCAGCCTGGTACCGGTACAGCTGATCAATTTTGCAGGCCTGCTAACGTTCAGAGGCTTTTTCACTATGGTCATCGGTGGATTTCTGGTAGGTTTCGGAACCCGTTATGCCGGCGGCTGTACAAGCGGCCATGCCATTATGGGATTGTCTAACCTGCAATGGCCTTCATTAGTGGCTACCGTTTGTTTCATGGCTGGTGGATTTTTAATGGCCAATGTCCTCCTGCCGTTCATTCTCTCCTTATAA